In Syngnathus acus chromosome 5, fSynAcu1.2, whole genome shotgun sequence, a genomic segment contains:
- the slc2a1b gene encoding solute carrier family 2, facilitated glucose transporter member 1, with protein MDSGKRITFPLMLCVGTAVFGSLQFGYNTGVINAPQKIIENFINNTWAERYQEPISDTTLKAIWSVAVAIFSVGGIFGSFSVGVFVNRFGRRNSMFMANILALVSSALMGFSKTASSFEMLIIGRFIVGYYSGLSTGLVPMYVGEVSPTALRGALGTLHQLGIVLGILIAQVFGLEAIMGNSELWPLLLGFIFVPSVIQCILLPFCPESPRFLLINKNEENKAKTVLKKLRGTSDVSADMQEMKEESRQMMREKKVTIAELFRSPLYRQPLMVAVVLQLSQQLSGINAVFYYSTSIFEKAGVAQPVYATIGAGVVNTAFTVVSLFVVERAGRRSLHLLGLLGMAGSALLMTIAMALLEQVKWMSYLSIVAIFAFVAFFEIGPGPIPWFIVAELFSQGPRPSAMAVAGFSNWTANFIVGMGFQYLATACGAYVFVIFIVLLLFFFVFTYFKVPETKGRTFDQIASGFRQSGVTGGDKHEELNSLGADSQL; from the exons CGAATCACCTTCCCGTTGATGCTGTGCGTCGGGACCGCTGTGTTTGGATCCCTGCAGTTCGGGTACAACACGGGCGTCATCAATGCGCCTCAAAAG ATTATCGAGAACTTCATCAACAACACATGGGCTGAGCGCTACCAGGAGCCTATTTCGGACACCACCCTAAAAGCCATCTGGTCCGTTGCGGTGGCCATTTTCTCCGTCGGCGGCATCTTCGGCTCCTTCTCAGTCGGCGTCTTTGTCAACCGCTTTGGAAG GAGAAACTCCATGTTCATGGCCAACATCCTGGCTCTCGTCTCATCGGCTCTGATGGGCTTCTCCAAAACAGCATCCTCCTTTGAGATGCTCATCATCGGTCGCTTCATCGTGGGCTACTACTCGGGCCTCTCCACCGGTCTTGTGCCCATGTATGTGGGCGAGGTGTCGCCGACAGCACTTCGCGGGGCTCTGGGGACCCTCCACCAGCTTGGCATCGTCCTGGGCATCCTCATTGCACAG GTATTCGGATTGGAGGCCATCATGGGCAACAGCGAATTGTGGCCGCTCCTCTTGGGCTTCATTTTCGTCCCATCGGTGATTCAGTGCATCCTGCTGCCTTTCTGTCCTGAAAGCCCACGATTCCTGCtcatcaacaaaaatgaagaaaacaaagccaagACTG TGCTGAAGAAACTCAGGGGCACGAGCGACGTGAGCGCCGACATGCAGGAGATGAAGGAGGAGAGCCGGCAGATGATGCGGGAGAAGAAGGTGACAATAGCGGAGCTGTTTCGCTCCCCGCTCTACCGCCAGCCCCTCATGGTCGCCGTGGTGCTGCAGCTTTCCCAACAGCTGTCAGGCATCAACGCT GTCTTCTACTACTCCACAAGCATCTTTGAGAAAGCTGGAGTGGCGCAGCCAGTCTACGCTACCATCGGAGCCGGTGTCGTTAACACAGCTTTCACTGTGGTGTCG CTGTTTGTGGTGGAGCGTGCTGGTCGTAGGTCTCTCCACCTTTTGGGACTGCTAGGAATGGCCGGTTCTGCTCTCCTGATGACCATCGCCATGGCTCTGCTG GAGCAGGTCAAATGGATGTCGTACCTGAGCATCGTGGCCATCTTCGCTTTTGTGGCCTTCTTTGAGATCGGACCGGGTCCCATCCCCTGGTTCATCGTGGCCGAATTGTTCTCTCAAGGGCCGAGGCCTTCAGCCATGGCTGTGGCTGGGTTCTCCAACTGGACCGCCAACTTCATTGTGGGCATGGGCTTCCAGTATTTAGCG ACGGCGTGCGGCGCCTACgtctttgtcattttcatcgtgctgctgctcttcttcttcgtcttcACCTACTTCAAAGTCCCCGAGACCAAAGGCCGGACTTTTGACCAGATCGCCTCGGGCTTCCGCCAGAGCGGCGTAACCGGCGGCGACAAGCACGAGGAGCTCAATAGCCTGGGGGCCGACTCGCAGCTCTGA